The Candidatus Cloacimonadota bacterium genomic sequence CGATGCACCTCTCGAATCTGCTTATACTAACGAATATGGTGAATATTATTTTCCTGAAGTTTATATTGGAATTTATAACATTCTCATTTCAGCAGACGGATATTCCAGTATTTTCGATGAAATAATTCTTACGGAAGAATCAAATGAAATGAATTATCTTATGCAGCCCAGTCAAGCGGAAAGTTTTGAATCCGGTGAATTTAGCACAAATTGGAGTTTTGGCGGAGATGCAGACTGGTTTATTGATTCCGATTATGCATCTGACGGATTATTCTCTGCCAGATCAGGTTCCATCGGAAGTTGGGATAATTCATTTCTATCGATTTCAGTTGATTATGAAGAAGCGAGCGAAATCTCCTTTTTCCGAAAAGTTTCCTCAGAAGAAGGTTATGATTTCCTGAAATTTTTTATAGATGGAGCAGTTCAAGGAGAATGGTCCGGGGAATCGGATTGGATAGAGGAATCATTTGCAGTTTCTGCTGGCAATCATACATTTACCTGGAGTTATGAAAAAGATGGTTATGTTTCTGATGGTTATGATTGCGGCTGGATCGATTATGTAACCTTGCCACCAACCTATTTCGTGCATACTGATGATGTAATGGATTACATACAAACTAAGCTTTACGGAAACTATCCAAATCCATTCAGTTCTTCAACTACAATAAAATTTAACACCGAAAACACCGAAAAGAACACCGAGATTTTAATTTATAATCTGAAAGGGCAAAAGGTTAGAACTTTGGACTGTATCCGGCAGCTGCCGGACGCAAAAGCGACGGAGTCGCTTTCCTACATAACCTGGAACGGAAAGGATGATAACAACAAAGCTGTTTCCAGTGGAATTTATTTATATAAATTAAAATCCGGTGGGATATTTAGTACCACCAAGAAAATGATCCTGATGAGATAAAAGAACATCGGAATGTTCCGGATTTATCCGGTCTTCCGAATGTTTGTATAAATTATCAACATTCCGAAGAATTCCGAACAGATTCGGAATACATTCGGAAGTTTAATAAAGAATATGGAGTCAAGATGCTTAAAAAAACAATTTTATTAATTTTATTTTCGATTCAACTTCTGCTTTTATCAGCAGAAAATAAAGAAATATATTTTAAATTTTTCATAAATTCAAAAAAAGAATTATTCAAACTAACAAGAATCATCTCAATAGATAATGTTCATGACAAAACTGTTTTTGCATATGCAAATGAGAAAGAATTCCAGGAATTTACAAGTTCAGGATATTCTTATGAAATCCTCACTAATCCAAGTAAAACTCACCAAGTAAAAATGGCAACTTCCAGAGAACAGATGCGGGATTGGGATTCCTATCCGACTTACGAAACTTATGTCGATCTTATGTATCAATTCCAGATCGATCATCCTGATCTTTGTAGCATTGAGAATATTGGTAGTTCAGTGGAAGGTCGAGAGATCCTGTTTGCAAAAATATCTGATAATGTGAATATCGCAGAAGATGAACCGGAATTTATGTACACAGCTACTATGCATGGTGATGAACTGGTTGGATATATTTTAATGCTGCGTCTAATTGATGAACTGCTTTCGAATTACGGAAGCGATCCGCAAATTACGAACCTGGTAAATAATGTTGAGATTTGGATCAATCCCGCTGCCAACCCGGATGGCACTTATGCCGGAGGAAATAATACAGTTTGGGGAGCAACGCGATATAATGCAAATAGTGTCGATCTCAACCGCAATTTTCCCGATCCTGAAGATGGAGATCATCCGGATGGAAATGAATGGCAGCCGGAAATCATTATTATGATGGATTTTGCTTTTGAACACGATTTTGTTCTTTCAGCGAATCTGCACAGTGGAGCAGAAGTTGTCAATTATCCCTGGGATACATGGCCTCAACTTCATGCTGATGATGACTGGTGGCAGGAAGTTTCTCATACTTATGCCGACAAGGCTCAGGATAATAGTCCATATGGTTATATGAATGGTTTTGATGATGGGATTACCAATGGTTATGCCTGGTATACTATTAGCGGCGGACGACAGGATTATATGAATTATTTTCACGGCTGCAGGGAGATGACTCTCGAACTTTCTAATGTAAAACTACTTCCGGAAGATGAACTGGAAGACCATTGGAACTATAATCGTGAATCTTTGTTGCTCTATATAGAAGAATGTCTTTACGGAATTCGCGGAATTGTCTCAGATGAAAATAGCAATCCAACTAATGCTGTAATTCATGTTATTGATCATGATATTGATAATTCGGAAGTTTTTACCGATGCTGAAATCGGAGATTATCATCGCATGCTTTTTCCCGGTTCTTATGATTTGCAATTTCTCTCATTTGGATACCTTCCTCAAACAGTTGAAAATATTTCAATTTCTGATAATGAAATAATTTATCAGGATGTAACTCTCCAACCAGCAGAAAATTATACTGTTTCAGGAACGATCGTTGATGGAGATTCCCAGATTCCCCTCGAAAATGTTTCAATAGAATTGTCTCACGCAATATTCGATATTATGTATGAGACACAGACTGATGATCAGGGTTTTTACCAGTTTGAAAATATTTATGAAGGAACTTATTCAATCAAAATCGTTTTGACAGGTTATACTCAAATTTTTGAAGAAATAGAAGTTTCGGATAATATGGTTTTTGATTATGAGCTTTATCAATCCAACGCTGAAAGTTTTGAATCCGGAGAATTTTCCGAAATCTGGAGTTTTTCCGGTGATGCGGATTGGTTCATCGATAATTCCACAGCTTATGATGGAATTTATTCTGCTTGCTCCGGTGATATCGGAAGTTGGGATACAAGTTCGCTAATCACGGAAATGAATGTTACAGAAGCAGGGGATATCAGTTTTTTTATCAAAGTTTCCTGCGAAGACGATCCTGATGATGATTGGGATTTTATCACTTTCCGCATAGATTCTTAAGAACAGG encodes the following:
- a CDS encoding zinc carboxypeptidase, which encodes MLKKTILLILFSIQLLLLSAENKEIYFKFFINSKKELFKLTRIISIDNVHDKTVFAYANEKEFQEFTSSGYSYEILTNPSKTHQVKMATSREQMRDWDSYPTYETYVDLMYQFQIDHPDLCSIENIGSSVEGREILFAKISDNVNIAEDEPEFMYTATMHGDELVGYILMLRLIDELLSNYGSDPQITNLVNNVEIWINPAANPDGTYAGGNNTVWGATRYNANSVDLNRNFPDPEDGDHPDGNEWQPEIIIMMDFAFEHDFVLSANLHSGAEVVNYPWDTWPQLHADDDWWQEVSHTYADKAQDNSPYGYMNGFDDGITNGYAWYTISGGRQDYMNYFHGCREMTLELSNVKLLPEDELEDHWNYNRESLLLYIEECLYGIRGIVSDENSNPTNAVIHVIDHDIDNSEVFTDAEIGDYHRMLFPGSYDLQFLSFGYLPQTVENISISDNEIIYQDVTLQPAENYTVSGTIVDGDSQIPLENVSIELSHAIFDIMYETQTDDQGFYQFENIYEGTYSIKIVLTGYTQIFEEIEVSDNMVFDYELYQSNAESFESGEFSEIWSFSGDADWFIDNSTAYDGIYSACSGDIGSWDTSSLITEMNVTEAGDISFFIKVSCEDDPDDDWDFITFRIDS